From the Salmo trutta chromosome 2, fSalTru1.1, whole genome shotgun sequence genome, one window contains:
- the LOC115149034 gene encoding elongin-C, translating to MDGEEKAYGGCEGPDAMYVKLISSDGHEFIVKREHALTSGTIKAMLSGPGQFAENETNEVNFREIPSHVLSKVCMYFTYKVRYTNSSTEIPEFPIAPEIALELLMAANFLDC from the exons ATGG ATGGTGAAGAGAAGGCCTACGGTGGCTGTGAAGGCCCAGATGCCATGTATGTGAAGCTGATCTCCTCTGATGGCCATGAGTTTATAGTGAAGAGGGAACACGCCTTGACTTCAGGGACCATCAAAGCCATGTTGAGTGGACCAG GTCAGTTTGCAGAGAATGAAACCAACGAAGTGAACTTCAGAGAGATCCCCTCCCATGTCCTGTCCAAGGTGTGCATGTACTTCACCTACAAGGTCCGCTATACCAACAGTTCCACAGAAATACCAGAATTCCCCATCGCCCCTGAGATTGCCCTGGAACTACTCATGGCTGCAAACTTCTTGGATTGTTAA